The following proteins are co-located in the candidate division WOR-3 bacterium genome:
- a CDS encoding C25 family cysteine peptidase, whose product MKKALLTLIFILPAFLTGTPRWIGLQTSADETPSQFEVLSSDQQHTIVELNLSGFYVEDTVTPAGRFQRLRLNIPAAGRMSQTGAPELPVVARFIAVPDFADIDVQVLEEDAITLSGFRIYPAQPPLAENSPTPPFVIDEARYARHEFYPEAPARSSAPMIMRDFRLVQLVIQPLRFNPVTGELRVSRRIRVVLNYQQNRSGINPKIHRQPKISRAFEPLYRSFIANYRFVAPPQRAEDGSYLIIVNDQFASAVTPFAEWKKRKGWETRVVTTSQLGGNDTALIYNYIHNAYLTWPKPPDYVLLVGDAPEFVKCCHWPGQTDASDLYYSLHEGSDLLADLMIARVCVRTIDEARAVMNKLYRYEMEPYLANTEWFKRVCALAGYESGQPTRFWTVVIRIRNYVLGRPFTQFDTLFERWGLNTAQRLTDSLNQGRAWMLYRGHGANDAWANVSPSWTNSNVYALNNGRMTPMVIAPTCLSGNFDEASDCHAEAWLKAGAEKGGIGYFGASEVSYSGYNDSLAAGTFMSYVDSLAYTFVQCTQWGKLFMLLAYPLPDEVSEEELYMFNSFGDPELNIWSATPRPLTVSHPQTVIIGSFPFTVTVTDGTGPVANAQVCVMSRQDTTVYYVGHTDASGQINFNLQTVLPGDSLYVTVTGRNLLPYLGSAVTIAPNYPYVVYLRSIIDDSGGNGDGIINPGEIINLPTWVKNYGEVGASSVSGRIRIADPL is encoded by the coding sequence ATGAAAAAAGCATTACTGACGCTAATTTTTATCCTGCCGGCATTTCTGACCGGCACACCACGCTGGATTGGCCTGCAAACCAGCGCCGATGAGACACCATCGCAGTTTGAGGTGCTGTCTTCTGATCAGCAGCACACCATCGTTGAACTTAATCTTTCCGGTTTTTATGTCGAAGATACGGTTACGCCGGCAGGCCGGTTCCAGCGCCTGCGGCTCAACATCCCTGCCGCCGGCAGGATGAGCCAGACCGGCGCTCCGGAACTGCCGGTAGTCGCCCGGTTTATTGCGGTGCCGGACTTCGCCGATATCGATGTCCAGGTTCTCGAAGAGGATGCCATTACCCTGTCCGGATTCCGCATCTATCCGGCTCAGCCGCCGCTGGCAGAAAACAGTCCAACGCCACCGTTTGTCATTGATGAAGCCCGCTACGCCCGGCATGAATTTTATCCGGAGGCACCGGCACGCAGCAGTGCACCGATGATCATGCGTGACTTCCGGCTCGTCCAGCTGGTAATTCAGCCTTTGCGCTTCAACCCGGTCACCGGCGAACTCCGGGTCTCCCGCCGTATCCGGGTGGTACTCAACTACCAGCAGAACCGATCCGGCATCAACCCCAAAATACACCGCCAGCCGAAAATCTCCCGGGCGTTTGAACCGCTTTACCGGTCGTTCATTGCCAATTACCGTTTTGTCGCCCCACCCCAGCGCGCCGAAGATGGAAGTTATCTGATCATTGTCAATGATCAGTTTGCCAGTGCGGTAACGCCGTTTGCTGAGTGGAAAAAACGCAAGGGCTGGGAGACCAGGGTGGTCACCACCTCCCAGCTTGGTGGCAATGACACCGCCCTGATCTACAACTACATCCACAACGCCTATCTCACCTGGCCCAAGCCGCCGGACTATGTGCTGCTCGTCGGTGACGCCCCGGAGTTCGTGAAATGCTGCCACTGGCCCGGTCAAACCGATGCCTCTGATCTATACTATTCACTCCACGAAGGCAGCGACCTCCTTGCCGACCTGATGATTGCCCGGGTCTGTGTCCGGACCATTGACGAAGCCCGGGCGGTAATGAATAAGCTCTACCGCTATGAAATGGAGCCCTACCTTGCTAATACCGAGTGGTTCAAGCGGGTCTGTGCCCTTGCCGGCTATGAAAGCGGTCAGCCTACCCGTTTCTGGACCGTCGTAATCCGGATCCGGAATTATGTGCTGGGCAGACCGTTCACCCAGTTTGATACCCTGTTCGAGCGCTGGGGGCTGAACACCGCCCAGCGGCTCACCGATTCACTCAATCAGGGCAGAGCCTGGATGCTCTACCGGGGCCATGGTGCCAACGACGCCTGGGCAAATGTCAGCCCCTCCTGGACGAACTCCAATGTCTATGCATTGAACAACGGCAGAATGACGCCGATGGTGATTGCCCCCACCTGTCTGTCCGGCAATTTTGATGAGGCTTCAGACTGCCATGCCGAAGCCTGGCTCAAGGCGGGCGCGGAGAAGGGTGGGATCGGTTATTTCGGCGCATCCGAGGTGAGCTATTCCGGTTACAACGACTCGCTCGCTGCCGGCACCTTCATGTCCTATGTTGACAGCCTTGCCTATACCTTTGTCCAGTGTACCCAGTGGGGCAAGCTGTTCATGCTTCTCGCCTATCCGCTGCCCGACGAGGTTTCTGAGGAAGAGCTTTATATGTTCAACAGTTTCGGCGACCCGGAACTGAATATCTGGTCAGCGACACCACGACCGCTGACCGTTTCTCATCCACAAACGGTGATCATCGGCTCATTTCCTTTTACTGTCACTGTCACCGATGGCACCGGTCCGGTTGCCAATGCCCAGGTGTGTGTGATGTCAAGACAGGACACGACCGTTTATTATGTCGGCCATACTGATGCCTCCGGACAGATCAATTTCAACCTCCAGACCGTTCTGCCGGGAGACTCGCTTTATGTCACGGTCACCGGCCGGAACCTCCTCCCCTATCTTGGCAGTGCAGTTACCATTGCCCCCAATTACCCTTATGTGGTCTATCTCCGCAGCATTATTGATGACTCCGGCGGCAATGGTGATGGCATC
- a CDS encoding saccharopine dehydrogenase C-terminal domain-containing protein, which produces MELLIFGAGQMAQAVSFDLVRQPDVEKVYVVDRQPRPLNRLRRFLKSSRLIPVHAEATAHELKKLLARCQAAISCVPYNYNLRLTRMAIATGTNFCDLGGNNSIVRRQLALDQQAQTVGCTIIPDCGLAPGMTNILVADAVSRFDRTEEVKIRVGGLPVKPQPPLFYKLVFSAQGLLNEYAEPCLVLRNGKIQQVKALTEPETVIFPPPFGRLEAFHTSGGASTLPETFQGKIRELDYKTIRYPGHRLMFELIMKSAVGNWRRLPRAELACALEKVLGWETDDVVLLRIEVTGIKNGSRRLLRYQLVDYADKKTGLTAMMRTTGFSAAVVGLMLARNQIPVCGVQPGEKAVPAGRFITELRRRGLNLTVRAYKV; this is translated from the coding sequence ATGGAACTGCTGATTTTCGGTGCCGGACAGATGGCACAGGCGGTCAGCTTTGATCTGGTCCGCCAGCCCGATGTGGAAAAGGTTTATGTTGTTGACCGCCAGCCGCGGCCGCTGAACCGGCTGCGACGGTTTCTCAAAAGCAGCCGGCTCATCCCGGTCCATGCCGAGGCGACCGCACATGAACTGAAAAAGCTGCTTGCCCGCTGTCAGGCAGCGATCAGCTGTGTTCCTTATAATTACAACCTAAGACTCACCCGGATGGCAATCGCCACCGGCACCAATTTCTGTGATCTCGGCGGTAACAACTCCATAGTGCGGCGACAGCTGGCGCTGGACCAGCAGGCACAGACTGTCGGCTGCACGATTATTCCGGACTGCGGACTGGCACCGGGGATGACCAACATTCTGGTCGCGGATGCGGTCTCCCGGTTCGACCGGACCGAAGAGGTCAAAATCCGGGTTGGCGGCCTGCCGGTAAAACCCCAGCCCCCGCTCTTCTATAAACTGGTCTTTTCTGCTCAGGGTCTGCTCAACGAGTATGCCGAACCGTGCCTGGTGCTCCGGAATGGGAAAATTCAGCAGGTAAAGGCGCTGACTGAACCGGAGACGGTTATCTTCCCGCCGCCCTTCGGCCGGCTGGAAGCCTTTCACACCTCCGGGGGCGCCTCAACTCTGCCCGAAACCTTCCAGGGGAAAATCAGGGAGCTGGACTATAAAACCATCCGTTATCCGGGACACCGGCTGATGTTCGAGCTGATCATGAAAAGCGCGGTCGGCAACTGGCGCCGTCTGCCCCGTGCCGAACTTGCCTGCGCCCTGGAAAAGGTGCTGGGCTGGGAAACCGATGATGTGGTCCTGCTGCGGATTGAAGTTACAGGGATAAAAAATGGCAGCCGCCGGCTGCTGCGTTATCAGCTGGTTGATTATGCAGACAAAAAAACCGGTCTGACCGCAATGATGCGCACCACCGGCTTTTCCGCCGCAGTTGTCGGGCTGATGCTGGCGCGCAATCAGATTCCTGTCTGCGGTGTCCAGCCGGGTGAAAAGGCGGTGCCGGCGGGCAGATTTATCACCGAACTCCGGCGCCGGGGACTTAATTTAACCGTCCGAGCATACAAGGTTTAA
- the pyrR gene encoding bifunctional pyr operon transcriptional regulator/uracil phosphoribosyltransferase PyrR translates to MKQRLLSADELDRLIRELSQQVAARNTDIDRLALIGIQRRGVPLARRIARELKRLTGTEPPVGSIDITLYRDDLQLVAETPLVRGSSIGFDINGKRVVLVDDVLFTGRTVRAALTELLDFGRPETVQLLVLVDRGYRELPIQPDFAGLKVETGRDDLVDVYLTETDGRDEVVLTRRKGETA, encoded by the coding sequence ATGAAACAGCGCCTGCTGTCAGCAGACGAGCTTGACCGGCTGATCCGGGAGCTGAGTCAGCAGGTTGCTGCCCGCAATACCGATATTGACCGGCTGGCGCTGATCGGGATTCAGCGCCGGGGGGTGCCGCTTGCCCGACGGATCGCCCGGGAACTGAAGCGGCTGACTGGCACCGAACCGCCAGTGGGCTCAATTGACATTACCCTCTATCGCGACGACCTCCAGCTCGTTGCCGAGACACCGCTGGTGCGCGGTTCCAGCATCGGTTTTGATATCAACGGCAAACGGGTGGTGCTGGTGGATGATGTGCTCTTCACCGGCAGGACGGTCCGGGCGGCGCTGACCGAACTGCTCGATTTCGGCCGGCCGGAGACGGTTCAGCTGCTGGTGCTGGTGGATCGGGGATACCGGGAGCTGCCAATCCAGCCCGATTTTGCCGGACTGAAGGTGGAGACCGGACGGGATGATCTGGTGGATGTCTATCTCACCGAAACCGACGGCCGGGATGAGGTGGTGCTGACGCGCCGGAAAGGGGAAACCGCTTGA